From Oryza sativa Japonica Group chromosome 4, ASM3414082v1, one genomic window encodes:
- the LOC9266106 gene encoding uncharacterized protein: MHFYRGSLCFFALSSLHSTHWNWKLTSVRPMPRRAALAMMNVVAIGLVLSTLAAAGVWSPAPTPPPSTAGEHVVREGRRVVIVEYEREHPLYPGDAVKETHVLPPDSLDGGEGRLTDKARGAVSDAADRVADAAEGGKEKMSDAKESATGKVFGAVKRCKDRLCGAAREAEEGAKDKASAGEHGAEEAARGAEEALSHAKEIAEDKVFDAASKVKETAVGAKDKVSEAAGKAKERASHVQHGAAETVRNAKDKVSHAARHARESARERAMDAKDRVSDVAERAEQCTEDAAGRAAQKAARAEEAVKAKAGEAASNLSDIARRARDVASDAAAHLLGGGPREAARTATAVMHLLGFAAAYGASLWVTFVSSYVLAAALPRQQLAMVQSKLFPMYFRAVAYGVGLALAAHLLGRERSSLAARAQSVNLLAALALVLANMLLLEPKATKVMFERMKVEKEEGRGRDMADIVDPPTVTVAAGNTATTTTVPTAAARKPAGNNNMAAKSAAAAAPVDEQTSKSRVATLNQRLKKLNGYSSLCNVLCLMALTWHLVHLARRLQIASVC, from the exons ATGCACTTTTACCGCGGTAGCTTATGCTTCTTCGCACTGAGCTCCCTCCACTCCACTCACTGGAACTGGAAGCTTACGAGTGTTCGTCCAATGCCACGGCGTGCCGCTCTCGCCATGATGAACGTGGTGGCCATCGGGCTCGTGCTCTCCACCCTGGCCGCGGCCGGCGtgtggtcgccggcgccgacgccaccgccgtccaCGGCCGGCGAGCACGTCGTCCGGGAGGGACGCCGCGTGGTCATCGTCGAGTACGAGCGGGAGCACCCGCTGTACCCCGGCGACGCCGTGAAGGAGACGCACGTCCTGCCCCCTGACtccctcgacggcggcgagggcaggCTCACGGACAAGGCCAGGGGCGCAGTCTCCGACGCGGCCGACAGGGTGGCCgacgcggcggagggcggcaaggagAAGATGTCCGACGCCAAGGAGAGCGCGACGGGGAAGGTGTTCGGCGCGGTGAAGCGGTGCAAGGACAGGCTCTGCGGCGCGGCcagggaggcggaggagggcgcGAAGGACAAGGCGTCGGCAGGCGAgcacggcgcggaggaggcggcgagagGTGCAGAGGAGGCGCTCTCGCATGCTAAGGAGATAGCTGAGGACAAGGTGTTCGACGCTGCGTCCAAAGTGAAGGAGACCGCCGTGGGAGCCAAGGACAAGGTCTCCGAAGCGGCGGGCAAAGCCAAGGAGAGGGCGTCTCACGTCCAGCACGGAGCAGCAGAGACCGTGAGGAATGCCAAGGACAAGGTCTCTCACGCCGCGAGACATGCCCGGGAGAGCGCTAGGGAGCGCGCCATGGACGCCAAGGACAGGGTCTCCGACGTCGCCGAGAGAGCCGAGCAGTGCACGGAGGACGCCGCGGGGCGCGCGGCGCAGAAGGCGGCGCGGGCCGAGGAGGCCGTGAAGGCgaaggccggcgaggcggccagCAACCTCTCCGACATCGCGCGGAGGGCGCGCGACGTGGcgtccgacgccgccgcgcacctcctcggcggcgggccCAGGGAGGCGGCGCGCACCGCGACGGCGGTGATGCACCTGCTGGGGTTCGCCGCGGCGTACGGCGCGTCCCTGTGGGTGACGTTCGTGTCCAGCTAcgtcctcgccgcggcgctgccCCGGCAGCAGCTCGCCATGGTGCAGAGCAAGCTGTTCCCGATGTACTTCCGCGCCGTGGCGTACGGCGTCGGCCTCGCGCTCGCGGCGCACCTGCTCGGCCGCGAGCGCAGCTccctcgccgcgcgcgcccaGAGCGTcaacctcctcgccgcgctcgccctgGTCCTCGCCAACATGCTGCTCCTGGAGCCAAAAGCCACCAAA GTGATGTTCGAGAGGATGAAGGTGGAGAAGGAGGAAGGCAGGGGGAGGGACATGGCCGACATCGTCGACCCGCCAACGGTCACCGTCGCGGCGGGCAacacggccaccaccaccaccgttcccacggcggcggcgcgcaagcCGGCAGGCAACAACAATATGGCGGcgaagtcggcggcggcggcggcgccggtggacgAGCAGACGTCCAAGAGCCGGGTGGCGACGCTGAACCAGCGGCTCAAGAAGCTGAACGGCTACTCGTCTCTGTGCAACGTGCTGTGCCTgatggcgctgacgtggcacctcGTGCACCTGGCACGTCGCCTCCAGATAGCCAGCGTCTGCTAG
- the LOC4335893 gene encoding zinc-finger homeodomain protein 8 encodes MMDHLSLVPYEGGSAGGGGGGGKYKECMRNHAAAMGGQAFDGCGEYMPASPDSLKCAACGCHRSFHRRAAAGIGGGPVFFRPPPPPQPHSHHAALQGFLPSSVPAPAPPPQLALPYHAVPAAAWHHAAAAAAGRAGSETPPRMDDFGPGSAGGSGSGGGGIFGRKRFRTKFTPEQKERMREFAEKQGWRINRNDDGALDRFCVEIGVKRHVLKVWMHNHKNQLASSPTSAAAAAAGVMNPGAGIGLGTGLGTGISGDGDGDDDDTDDSPPRAAVSSPSPSPISV; translated from the coding sequence ATGATGGATCACCTGAGCCTGGTGCCCTACGAGGGCGGCAGcgccggcgggggaggaggtggagggaagTACAAGGAGTGCATGCGGAAccacgcggcggcgatgggcgggCAGGCGTTCGACGGGTGCGGGGAGTACATGCCGGCGTCGCCCGACTCGCTCAAGTGCGCCGCGTGCGGCTGCCACCGCAGcttccaccgccgcgccgccgcgggcatCGGCGGCGGGCCGGTGTTCttccgcccgccgccaccgccgcagccgcactCGCACCACGCCGCGCTGCAGGGCTTCCTCCCGTCGTccgtgccggcgccggcgccgccgccgcagctcgcgCTGCCGTACCACGCCGTGCCCGCCGCGGCGTGGcaccacgcggcggcggcggcggcaggccgcGCCGGCTCGGAGACGCCCCCGCGGATGGACGACTTCGGCCCCGGCAGCgccggcgggagcgggagcggcggcggcggcatcttcGGGCGGAAGCGGTTCCGGACCAAGTTCACGCCGGAGCAGAAGGAGCGGATGCGGGAGTTCGCCGAGAAGCAAGGGTGGCGCATCAACCgcaacgacgacggcgcccTGGACCGCTTCTGCGTCGAGATCGGCGTCAAGCGCCACGTCCTCAAGGTCTGGATGCACAACCACAAGAACCAGCTCGCCTCCTCcccgacctccgccgccgccgccgccgccggcgtcatgaACCCCGGCGCCGGCATCGGCCTCGGCACCGGCCTCGGCACCGGcatcagcggcgacggcgacggcgacgacgacgacaccgacgactccccgccccgcgccgccgtgtcctccccctccccttcacCGATCAGCGTCTAG